A window of Candidatus Purcelliella pentastirinorum contains these coding sequences:
- the glpD gene encoding glycerol-3-phosphate dehydrogenase encodes MKTKDLIVVGGGINGAGIAADAAGRGLSVLLLEKFDLAYATSSASSKLIHGGLRYLEYYEFRLVREALAEREVLLKMAPHIIFPIKFFLPYLPNFRSAWLIRLGLFIYDRLSKRNNLPSSSSLRCDPKLGFISKIYRGFEYFDCWVDDSRLVVLNALEVLKHGGEVLTGVEVIKARRISGIWKVKVKDSNTGEINHYYCKGLVNATGPWVKQCFNDVLNLKSPYNVRLIKGSHIVIPILSNQKQAYILQNDDNRIVFVIPWLNKFSIIGTTDVEYKDDPIGVTINDDEINYLLNVYNKYFCKTLKKTDIVWTYSGVRPLWGNKTSSPQSVTRDYLIDVQDDNGTAPLLSIFGGKLTTYRKLAEFSLNKLSKYYINMKPSWTKNCILSGGDIGDSIEDYSNKLCIMYPFLTKDISYHYSRTYGTSSNDILKGVNSLDDLGEHFGNVLYQVELDYLIKYEWAKKLDDVIWRRTKLGIFLNEKEKLLISKYLSKSLNVK; translated from the coding sequence GTGAAAACAAAAGATTTGATAGTTGTTGGTGGTGGAATAAATGGTGCTGGAATTGCTGCTGATGCTGCAGGTAGAGGGTTATCTGTTTTATTATTAGAAAAATTTGATTTAGCTTATGCTACTTCATCTGCCAGTTCTAAATTAATTCATGGTGGATTGAGATACCTTGAATATTATGAGTTTAGACTTGTTAGAGAAGCATTGGCTGAAAGGGAAGTTTTGTTAAAAATGGCTCCTCATATTATTTTTCCAATAAAATTTTTTTTACCTTATTTACCTAATTTTCGTTCTGCTTGGTTGATTCGTTTGGGTTTATTTATATACGATAGGTTAAGTAAGAGAAATAATTTACCTTCTAGTTCAAGTTTACGGTGTGATCCTAAATTAGGATTTATTTCTAAAATATATCGTGGTTTTGAGTATTTTGATTGTTGGGTTGATGATTCACGTTTAGTTGTTTTAAATGCTTTGGAGGTATTGAAACATGGTGGTGAAGTTTTAACAGGAGTTGAGGTAATAAAAGCTCGTCGTATATCAGGAATTTGGAAGGTTAAAGTTAAAGATAGTAATACAGGTGAAATTAATCATTATTATTGCAAAGGATTAGTCAATGCTACTGGCCCTTGGGTAAAGCAATGTTTTAATGATGTATTAAATTTAAAATCTCCTTATAATGTTCGTTTGATTAAGGGTAGTCATATAGTTATACCAATATTATCTAATCAAAAGCAAGCTTATATTTTACAAAATGATGACAATAGAATTGTATTTGTTATTCCTTGGTTAAATAAATTTTCTATAATTGGTACTACTGATGTAGAATATAAAGATGATCCTATTGGTGTAACTATTAATGATGATGAGATAAATTATTTATTAAATGTATATAATAAATATTTTTGTAAAACTTTAAAAAAAACTGATATAGTTTGGACTTATTCAGGGGTTAGACCATTATGGGGTAATAAAACATCTTCTCCTCAGTCTGTTACTCGTGATTATTTAATTGATGTACAGGATGATAATGGAACTGCTCCGTTATTATCTATTTTTGGTGGTAAATTGACTACATATCGTAAATTAGCAGAATTTTCTTTAAATAAATTATCTAAATATTATATAAATATGAAGCCATCTTGGACTAAAAATTGTATACTTTCTGGTGGTGATATAGGGGATTCAATCGAAGATTATTCTAATAAATTATGTATTATGTATCCATTTTTAACAAAAGATATTTCTTATCATTATTCTAGAACATATGGTACTTCTAGTAATGATATTTTAAAAGGTGTTAATAGTTTAGATGATTTAGGAGAACATTTTGGTAATGTTTTATATCAAGTTGAGTTAGATTACTTAATTAAATATGAATGGGCAAAAAAATTAGATGATGTAATTTGGAGACGTACAAAATTAGGTATATTTCTTAATGAAAAAGAAAAATTACTTATATCAAAATATTTAAGTAAATCTTTAAATGTTAAGTAA
- the cysS gene encoding cysteine--tRNA ligase yields the protein MLKIYNTLSKKKEKFKAICNGNINLYVCGSTVYDLCHVGHARTFVFFDIMVRYLRFIGYNVKYVRNITDIDNKILNKAKENEESVFSLTNRMILEMSYDFCNLNILSPDLEPRVTDNIKCIIDLIIILLKKKYAYLAKNGDVLFSIDSYSRYGYLSGQNLKLLKNRIRYNYSKNNFSDFVLWKRVDYGECIWNSPWGFGRPGWHIECSAISQKYLGVHYDIHGGGSDLIFPHHENEIAQSICAYNNGYVNYWMHTGLVIFDKKKISKSNGNFFNLKYILSKYSVDCLRYFLISSHYRNILYYNDDNIYNAKNSLKKIYNALYGTNYLVSTFSEDDFKIRFCQAMNDDFNIPKVISILFELVDEINIFKKKNNFLIANKLSSRLIELFSILGIRFLKLNKKINFKNNDKKYNLIKKLILKRDNARRSCNWSIADKIRNKLYSLGVVVEDSLHRSIWKIK from the coding sequence ATGTTAAAAATATATAATACATTAAGTAAAAAAAAAGAGAAATTTAAAGCCATTTGTAATGGTAATATAAATTTATATGTGTGTGGATCAACAGTATATGACTTATGTCATGTAGGTCATGCTCGTACTTTTGTATTTTTTGATATTATGGTTAGATATTTACGATTTATTGGTTATAATGTTAAATATGTTCGTAATATTACTGATATCGATAATAAAATTTTAAATAAAGCTAAGGAAAATGAAGAATCAGTATTTTCTTTGACTAATCGTATGATTTTAGAAATGAGTTATGATTTTTGTAATCTTAATATTTTATCTCCAGATTTGGAACCTAGAGTAACTGATAATATTAAATGTATAATTGATTTAATTATTATATTATTAAAGAAAAAATATGCTTATTTAGCTAAAAATGGTGATGTATTATTTTCTATAGATTCTTATTCTAGATATGGTTATTTATCTGGTCAAAATTTAAAATTGTTGAAAAATAGAATTAGATATAATTATTCAAAAAATAATTTTTCTGATTTTGTTTTATGGAAGAGAGTTGATTATGGTGAATGTATATGGAATTCCCCTTGGGGATTTGGTCGTCCAGGATGGCATATTGAATGTTCTGCAATTAGTCAAAAATATTTAGGTGTTCATTATGATATACATGGTGGAGGTAGTGATTTAATTTTTCCTCATCATGAAAATGAAATTGCACAATCGATTTGTGCATATAATAATGGTTATGTTAATTATTGGATGCATACAGGATTAGTTATTTTTGATAAAAAAAAAATTTCAAAATCTAATGGAAATTTTTTTAATTTGAAGTATATATTATCTAAATATAGTGTTGATTGTTTAAGATATTTTTTAATATCTTCTCATTATAGAAATATATTATATTATAATGATGATAATATATATAATGCTAAAAATTCTTTGAAAAAAATATATAATGCTTTATATGGTACTAATTATTTAGTGTCTACTTTTTCTGAAGATGATTTTAAAATTAGATTTTGTCAAGCAATGAATGATGATTTTAATATACCTAAAGTAATTTCTATATTATTTGAATTAGTTGATGAGATAAATATTTTTAAGAAAAAAAATAATTTTTTAATAGCTAATAAGTTATCAAGTCGTTTGATTGAATTATTTTCTATATTAGGTATTCGTTTTTTAAAATTAAATAAAAAAATAAATTTTAAAAATAATGATAAAAAATATAATTTAATTAAAAAATTAATTTTAAAGCGTGATAATGCTCGTAGATCTTGTAATTGGTCTATCGCTGATAAAATTAGAAATAAATTGTATTCTTTAGGTGTTGTTGTAGAAGATAGTTTACATCGTAGTATTTGGAAAATAAAATAA
- the folD gene encoding bifunctional methylenetetrahydrofolate dehydrogenase/methenyltetrahydrofolate cyclohydrolase FolD yields MIAKIINCKFIADDILSKVIKKLSFYQENKIRSPRLDVILVGDDIASNLYVKNKYLVCKDIGIICNIHKFSNFVSEKELLFLIDKLNNNINVDGILIQLPLPKIINTVKILENISIFKDVDGLNPYNIGCLYFNKSKLRPCASSGVISIIKYLNINTYGLNVVIVGASDIVGKPIGIELLLIGCTVTITNRYTNNLRFYLKNADLLIVAIGKSCFIHGSWIKSGAIVIDVGINLLDNGKIVGDVDFISALYRASHITPVPGGVGVITVATVMKNTLIASKYNLINM; encoded by the coding sequence ATGATAGCAAAGATTATTAATTGTAAATTTATAGCTGATGATATTTTATCAAAGGTTATAAAAAAATTATCTTTTTATCAGGAAAATAAAATACGTTCTCCTCGTCTTGATGTAATTTTAGTTGGCGATGATATAGCTTCTAATTTATATGTAAAGAATAAATATTTGGTTTGTAAAGATATTGGTATTATTTGTAATATTCATAAATTTTCTAATTTTGTTAGTGAAAAAGAGTTATTATTTTTAATAGATAAGTTAAATAATAATATTAATGTAGATGGAATATTAATTCAATTACCTCTTCCTAAAATTATTAATACTGTTAAAATTTTAGAAAATATATCTATTTTTAAAGATGTTGATGGATTGAATCCTTATAATATTGGTTGTTTATATTTTAATAAATCAAAATTACGACCTTGTGCATCTAGTGGTGTTATTAGTATCATTAAATATTTAAATATTAATACATACGGTTTAAATGTTGTTATTGTAGGAGCTTCTGATATTGTTGGCAAACCTATAGGTATAGAATTATTATTAATTGGTTGTACTGTTACTATTACGAATCGTTATACCAATAATTTGCGTTTTTATTTAAAGAATGCAGATTTATTGATTGTTGCTATAGGAAAATCTTGTTTTATTCATGGTAGTTGGATTAAATCAGGAGCAATTGTTATTGATGTAGGTATTAATTTATTAGATAATGGTAAGATAGTAGGTGATGTTGATTTTATCTCTGCTTTATATAGAGCATCTCATATTACTCCTGTCCCAGGAGGTGTAGGCGTGATAACTGTTGCTACAGTAATGAAAAATACTTTAATAGCTAGTAAGTATAATTTAATAAATATGTGA